The genomic segment AACCATCGAGCTGCGCGACTTCGCGCTGCCGCTCTACGACGGCGACCTCGAAACGCGCGAGTACCCCGCCGGCGCCGCGCAGCTGCGCGAGCTGCTCGCCGCGCACGATGCGCTGCTGCTCGCGTGTCCCGAGTACAACGGCGGGATTGCGCCCTTGCTCAAGAACACGCTTGACTGGATGACGCGTGCGCCGGGCGGGAAGGCCGACCCGCGCGTGTTCGCGGGGAGGACCGCCGCAATCTGCTCGGCCGCTGCGGGTCCCTTCGGCGGAATGCGCGGTCTGCGCTGGGCGCGCGAGCTGCTGACCAACCTGGGCGTGCTCGTGCTGCCCGATCAGGTCACCGTGGGCAGCGCGTTCAAGGCGTTCGACGCGAACGGCGAGCTGGTCGAGGAGTGGCAGCGCAAGGCAGCGGCCGCCCTCGGCGCGGATCTCGCGAAGCTCGCGGATGCGCGCGGCGTGAAGTGACGGGGCGCCCGCGAGAGTGTGGCGCTCGATGACGAGGTGAGTGTTGCGTGGAGTGCAGTGCGTCGGAGGTGCGATCCGCGTCGTCGAGGCGCCTGCGCCACGCGGCGACGGGGTGCGCGTGCGCATTCGCAGCGCGGGCATCTGCGGATCGGACTTGCACTTGATCTCGCCCGCGAGCCCGATCGGGCAGCCCACGAGGCTTCATCGCGTTCGTGCTCGCGCTGCTGGCGCTCGACCTCGGCGTCTTCCATCGCAAAGCGCACGCGGTCACGGTGAAGGAAGCGGCGATCTGGAGCGCGATCTGGGTGACGCTCGCGCTCGCGTTCAACGCGCTCGTCGTGCATTGGTTCGGCGCCGAGCGCGGCCTCGAGTTCTTGACGGGCTACCTGATCGAGAAGGCGCTCGCGGTCGACAACATCTTCGTCTTCTACGCGATCTTCGCGTACTTCGCGGTGCCCGCGGTGTATCAGCACCGCGTGCTGTTCTGGGGCGTGCTCGGCGCGCTCGAGATGCGCGCGATCTTCATCTTCGCCGGCGCGGCGCTGATCTCGCAGTTCCACTGGGTGATGTACGTGTTCGGCGCGATCCTCGTGATCACCGCGATCAAGCTCTTCACGATGCCCGATGACGGCATCCACCCCGAGCGCAATCCCGTCTACAAGCTGATGCGCCGCATCCTGCCTGCGGTGAACGAGTATCACGGCGCGCGCTTCACGATCGTGCAGCAGGGCAAGCGCTACGCGACGCCACTGCTCGTCGTGCTGCTCCTGATCGAGTGGACCGACCTCGTGTTCGCGGTCGACTCGATTTCGGCGATCTTCGCGATCACGAGCGATCCCTTCATCGTCTTCACCTCGAACATCTTCGCGATCCTCGGCCTGCGCTCGCTGTTCTTCATGCTGCAAGGCGTGATCGGCAAGTTCCATTTGCTGAAGCCCGCGCTCGCCGCGGTGCTGCTCTTCCTCGGCGGCAAGATGCTCTTGATCGACGTCGTGAAGCTGCCGATCGCGGTCTCTCTCGGCGTCGTGGCGGCTTTGATCGCGACCGGCGTGATCGCTTCGCTCGCGCTTCCACCGCGCGCACCGGCTGCCGCGGATCGGTAACGTCGCGGCCACTGCAGGAGAATCGCGTTGCGCTCACTCCCTCAACTCTTCGCGAACAATCGCGCCTGGGCTGAAGGCATGCGGCGCCAGGACCCCGAGTTCTTCACCAAGCTCGCGCGGCAACAGACGCCCGAGTACCTGTGGATCGGCTGCTCCGACAGCCGAGTGCCGGCCAATCAGATCATCGGCCTCTTGCCCGGCGACGTGTTCGTGCACCGCAACGTGGCGAACGTGGTCGTGCACACGGACCTCAACTGCCTCTCGGTGCTGCAGTTCGCGATCGACGTCCTGAAGGTGAAGCACGTGATCGTGTGCGGTCATTATGGGTGCGGCGGCGTGGGCGCGGCGCTTCGGCGCCAGCGCCA from the Deltaproteobacteria bacterium genome contains:
- a CDS encoding TerC family protein — encoded protein: MAFVLALLALDLGVFHRKAHAVTVKEAAIWSAIWVTLALAFNALVVHWFGAERGLEFLTGYLIEKALAVDNIFVFYAIFAYFAVPAVYQHRVLFWGVLGALEMRAIFIFAGAALISQFHWVMYVFGAILVITAIKLFTMPDDGIHPERNPVYKLMRRILPAVNEYHGARFTIVQQGKRYATPLLVVLLLIEWTDLVFAVDSISAIFAITSDPFIVFTSNIFAILGLRSLFFMLQGVIGKFHLLKPALAAVLLFLGGKMLLIDVVKLPIAVSLGVVAALIATGVIASLALPPRAPAAADR
- a CDS encoding NAD(P)H-dependent oxidoreductase, giving the protein MARVLAFSGSGRGDSFNKKLLALAARGASEAGASVTTIELRDFALPLYDGDLETREYPAGAAQLRELLAAHDALLLACPEYNGGIAPLLKNTLDWMTRAPGGKADPRVFAGRTAAICSAAAGPFGGMRGLRWARELLTNLGVLVLPDQVTVGSAFKAFDANGELVEEWQRKAAAALGADLAKLADARGVK
- the can gene encoding carbonate dehydratase; translation: MRSLPQLFANNRAWAEGMRRQDPEFFTKLARQQTPEYLWIGCSDSRVPANQIIGLLPGDVFVHRNVANVVVHTDLNCLSVLQFAIDVLKVKHVIVCGHYGCGGVGAALRRQRHGLVDNWLGHVHDVAVKHQAQLAAHADDAQRHARLCELNVIEQVVNVSETTVVRDAWARGQALSLHGWIYGIQDGLLRDLKMTVERPDEVSALHVAAIANP